The proteins below come from a single Campylobacter sp. CCUG 57310 genomic window:
- a CDS encoding DNA-directed RNA polymerase subunit alpha, with protein sequence MRKITTSAYMPTEIEVQSISENVAKITTYPFEAGYAVTLAHPLRRLLYSSTVGFAPTGVKIEGVSHEFDSMRGMLEDVAQFIINLKNLRFKLKTDSEREVIEYSFKGPREIRGKDLANDMVEIVNPEDYLSTINEDADLKFSVIIQKGIGYVPSEEIRDAMEEDYIALDAFFTPVKKAVYDIENVLVEDNPDYEKIVFTVTTDGQVGAIEAFKNAVDAMYQQMSVFKSILEIDITSQVGSNSSLGSDHAKLLQSVEELNLSARSFNCLDRAEVRFIGELALMDENELKELKNLGKKSLEEIKAVMQEIGYPVGSDVLKDGKDQLKKKIAELKSQMSANE encoded by the coding sequence ATGAGAAAGATTACTACATCAGCTTATATGCCTACAGAGATTGAGGTTCAAAGTATAAGCGAGAATGTTGCTAAAATAACGACCTATCCTTTTGAAGCAGGATATGCCGTAACATTAGCTCATCCGTTGCGCCGTCTGCTTTATAGCAGCACCGTTGGATTTGCTCCTACGGGCGTTAAGATCGAAGGTGTTTCTCATGAGTTTGACTCTATGAGAGGCATGCTTGAAGATGTCGCGCAGTTTATTATAAATTTGAAAAATTTAAGATTTAAGCTTAAAACCGATTCTGAGCGCGAAGTTATAGAGTATTCCTTTAAAGGACCAAGAGAGATAAGGGGAAAAGATTTAGCCAATGATATGGTTGAGATAGTAAATCCTGAAGATTATCTTTCTACTATTAATGAAGATGCCGACTTAAAGTTTTCTGTTATTATCCAAAAAGGCATAGGATATGTGCCAAGCGAAGAAATTCGTGATGCAATGGAAGAGGATTATATAGCTCTTGATGCTTTCTTTACTCCTGTGAAAAAAGCAGTATATGATATTGAAAATGTTTTGGTTGAAGATAATCCTGACTATGAAAAGATAGTCTTTACTGTCACAACTGACGGTCAAGTGGGTGCGATTGAGGCATTTAAGAATGCTGTTGATGCCATGTATCAGCAGATGTCTGTATTTAAAAGTATTTTAGAGATTGATATAACTTCTCAAGTAGGTAGCAATTCATCCTTAGGAAGTGACCATGCAAAACTACTTCAAAGCGTTGAAGAACTAAATTTAAGCGCTAGAAGCTTTAATTGTCTTGATAGAGCTGAAGTTAGATTTATCGGTGAGCTTGCTTTAATGGATGAGAATGAGTTAAAAGAGCTTAAAAATTTAGGTAAAAAATCTCTTGAAGAGATAAAAGCCGTCATGCAAGAGATCGGTTATCCTGTAGGTAGCGACGTTCTAAAAGATGGCAAAGACCAGCTCAAAAAGAAGATTGCTGAGCTGAAATCACAAATGAGTGCAAACGAGTAA
- the rpsE gene encoding 30S ribosomal protein S5, with protein sequence MEKYNREEFEEVIVDIGRVTKVVKGGRRFRFTALIVVGNRNGLVGFGFGKAKEVPDAIRKAVDDAFKNIINVKLKGSTIPHDIEVKYNASRILLRPASEGTGVIAGGSTRPILELAGIKDILTKSLGSNNSANVVRATIKALSMLKS encoded by the coding sequence ATGGAAAAATATAATAGAGAAGAATTTGAAGAAGTAATCGTCGATATCGGTCGGGTTACAAAGGTTGTTAAAGGCGGTCGTAGATTTAGATTTACGGCTCTTATAGTAGTCGGAAATAGAAACGGACTAGTCGGTTTTGGCTTCGGTAAAGCTAAAGAGGTTCCTGATGCGATCAGAAAAGCCGTTGATGATGCTTTCAAAAACATTATCAATGTTAAGCTTAAAGGCTCGACAATTCCTCACGATATAGAGGTAAAATATAACGCAAGTAGAATTTTACTTCGTCCGGCAAGCGAAGGTACGGGTGTTATCGCAGGCGGTTCAACTCGCCCTATTCTAGAGCTTGCAGGTATCAAGGATATCTTGACAAAATCACTTGGCTCAAACAACTCTGCAAACGTTGTTCGCGCTACAATCAAAGCATTAAGTATGCTTAAAAGCTAA
- a CDS encoding ABC transporter ATP-binding protein, with protein MIQISNLSKSFVIQDKSFEILKNLNLAIKKDKITVVLGRSGCGKTTLLRLISGLENPTAGEIDIKQGAKIGFVFQEARLMPFLNVYENIVFSLKKHEINEVKIDKLIDTIGLSEFKFAAPSQLSGGMASRVALARVLAYEANLILMDEPFAALDAFTRANMQAEILKIQTDKTILFVTHNIDEALFLADEIILLENGAIKASYDLSNLAKPRDLLEGDLIRLKREILAHI; from the coding sequence ATGATACAAATATCAAATTTATCCAAGAGCTTTGTTATCCAAGATAAGAGCTTTGAAATTTTAAAAAATTTAAATTTGGCTATAAAAAAAGACAAAATTACCGTGGTTCTTGGTAGAAGCGGATGCGGTAAAACCACTCTTTTGCGTCTTATCTCGGGGCTTGAAAATCCAACCGCAGGCGAGATTGATATCAAGCAAGGCGCTAAAATCGGATTTGTTTTTCAAGAGGCTAGGCTCATGCCTTTTTTAAACGTATATGAAAATATCGTTTTTTCGCTTAAAAAGCATGAGATAAACGAGGTCAAAATCGATAAACTGATCGACACGATAGGGCTTAGCGAGTTTAAATTCGCTGCGCCTTCTCAGCTTTCAGGCGGCATGGCTTCTCGCGTGGCGCTTGCAAGAGTGCTTGCGTATGAGGCGAATTTGATCCTCATGGATGAGCCTTTTGCGGCGCTTGACGCCTTTACGAGAGCTAATATGCAGGCTGAAATTTTAAAGATTCAAACGGATAAAACCATCCTTTTTGTAACGCACAACATCGATGAAGCGCTGTTTTTAGCCGATGAGATAATCCTGCTTGAAAACGGCGCTATCAAAGCAAGCTATGATCTGTCAAATTTAGCTAAGCCCAGAGATCTGCTTGAGGGCGATCTCATAAGGCTAAAGCGCGAAATTTTAGCTCACATTTAG
- the infA gene encoding translation initiation factor IF-1 produces MAKDDVIEIDGNVIEALPNATFKVELDNKHVILCHIAGKMRMHYIKIMPGDRVKVELTPYSLDKGRIIYRHK; encoded by the coding sequence GTGGCAAAAGACGACGTCATAGAGATTGACGGTAACGTTATAGAGGCTCTACCTAATGCAACTTTTAAAGTTGAACTTGATAATAAGCATGTCATTTTGTGCCATATCGCAGGCAAGATGAGAATGCATTATATCAAGATAATGCCAGGAGACAGGGTAAAGGTAGAACTCACGCCGTATAGTCTTGACAAGGGCAGGATAATTTATCGTCATAAGTAA
- the rplX gene encoding 50S ribosomal protein L24, translated as MANIKFKIKKGDTVKIIAGDDKGKTGKVLSVLAKKGQVIVEGCKVAKKAIKPSEKTPNGGFINKEMPIDISNVAKVEA; from the coding sequence ATGGCTAATATTAAATTTAAGATTAAAAAAGGCGATACCGTAAAGATTATTGCCGGTGATGATAAAGGCAAAACAGGAAAAGTTTTATCTGTATTAGCAAAAAAAGGACAAGTTATCGTTGAGGGTTGCAAAGTAGCTAAAAAGGCTATCAAGCCAAGTGAAAAGACTCCAAACGGTGGCTTTATAAATAAAGAGATGCCAATTGATATTTCAAATGTGGCGAAGGTTGAGGCTTAA
- the rplO gene encoding 50S ribosomal protein L15, producing MGLEKLTPAAGSTRETKRLGRGQGSGQGKTAGKGHKGQRARKGYNEKRGFEGGQQPLQRRLPKVGFTSRVVKPYVINVDKITAVKELSEITVASIATVHKISSSVLKIKLIGTGAKGLVAKIKDENVTVSGRA from the coding sequence ATGGGACTTGAAAAATTAACTCCGGCTGCCGGTTCAACTCGCGAAACTAAGAGATTGGGACGCGGTCAAGGTAGCGGTCAAGGTAAAACCGCAGGCAAAGGACATAAAGGTCAAAGAGCTAGAAAAGGCTATAACGAAAAAAGAGGTTTTGAGGGTGGACAACAACCGCTTCAAAGACGTCTTCCAAAAGTTGGATTTACATCTAGAGTAGTAAAGCCTTATGTAATCAACGTAGATAAGATAACAGCCGTAAAAGAGCTAAGCGAGATCACTGTCGCTAGCATAGCAACCGTTCATAAAATTTCAAGCAGCGTTTTGAAAATTAAATTGATCGGAACAGGAGCTAAAGGGCTTGTTGCAAAAATCAAAGACGAGAACGTAACCGTTAGCGGACGTGCATAA
- the map gene encoding type I methionyl aminopeptidase, translated as MAISLKKPAEIEKLRAANQIVARTLDYVESIIKPGISLLEIDKICEDMIIKAGAKPAFKGLYGFPNAACISLNEVVIHGIPDKTILQEGDIVGVDIGTNLNGFFGDSARTFGVGQISKEDEALIACSKDALYFAIDIIREGMHFKELSYELEKFILARGFVPLRGFCGHGIGKRPHEEPEVPNYLEGNNPKAGPKIKNGMVFCIEPMICQKEGIPIVGDDKWKVTSKDGLRTSHYEHCVAIINGRAEILSKV; from the coding sequence ATGGCGATTTCGCTTAAAAAACCGGCTGAAATTGAAAAACTTAGAGCGGCAAATCAAATTGTCGCTCGCACTCTTGATTATGTTGAAAGTATTATAAAGCCTGGAATTTCACTTCTTGAGATTGATAAGATTTGTGAGGATATGATAATAAAAGCCGGTGCAAAGCCTGCTTTCAAAGGACTTTACGGCTTTCCTAATGCAGCTTGTATAAGTCTAAATGAAGTTGTAATCCACGGAATTCCTGATAAAACAATCCTGCAAGAGGGCGATATAGTCGGGGTTGATATAGGCACGAATTTAAACGGTTTTTTCGGTGATTCTGCTCGTACATTCGGAGTGGGTCAAATTTCAAAAGAGGATGAAGCTTTAATAGCTTGCTCTAAAGATGCGCTTTATTTTGCCATTGATATCATAAGAGAGGGAATGCATTTTAAAGAGCTTAGTTATGAGCTTGAGAAATTTATCCTTGCAAGAGGGTTTGTACCGCTAAGAGGATTTTGCGGACACGGCATAGGCAAGCGCCCACACGAAGAGCCTGAAGTGCCAAACTACTTAGAGGGAAACAACCCAAAAGCCGGTCCAAAGATCAAAAACGGAATGGTTTTTTGCATAGAGCCAATGATTTGTCAAAAAGAAGGCATTCCTATAGTCGGCGATGATAAGTGGAAAGTAACCAGCAAGGACGGTTTAAGAACTAGCCATTATGAACACTGTGTTGCCATTATAAACGGAAGAGCTGAAATTTTAAGCAAAGTGTAA
- the rpsD gene encoding 30S ribosomal protein S4: MARYRGPVEKLERRLGVSLALKGERRLAGKSALDKRPYAPGQHGQRRAKISEYGLQLREKQKAKFMYGISEKQFRRLFQEAARREGNTGALLVQLLEQRLDNVVYRMGFATTRRFARQLVTHGHILVNGKKVDIPSYRVDAGSKIEIVEKSKNNPQIVRAIDLTAQTGIVSWVDVEKDKKFGIFTRTPEREEVVIPVEERFIVELYSK, from the coding sequence ATGGCAAGATATAGAGGACCTGTTGAAAAATTAGAAAGACGTTTGGGTGTAAGTTTGGCTCTTAAGGGCGAGAGAAGATTGGCGGGTAAATCAGCGCTTGATAAACGCCCTTATGCACCGGGACAGCACGGACAAAGAAGAGCTAAGATCAGCGAATACGGATTACAGCTTCGCGAAAAACAAAAAGCTAAATTTATGTATGGAATTTCTGAAAAGCAGTTTAGAAGATTGTTTCAAGAAGCGGCTAGAAGAGAGGGCAATACGGGTGCACTTTTGGTTCAACTTTTAGAGCAAAGACTTGATAACGTAGTTTATAGAATGGGCTTTGCGACAACTAGAAGATTTGCTCGCCAACTTGTTACTCACGGACATATATTGGTAAATGGTAAAAAAGTAGATATTCCGTCATATAGAGTTGATGCTGGATCCAAGATAGAAATAGTAGAGAAGTCAAAAAACAATCCTCAAATCGTTCGAGCGATTGATCTTACTGCTCAAACTGGAATTGTTTCTTGGGTTGATGTTGAAAAAGATAAAAAATTTGGAATTTTTACAAGAACACCGGAAAGAGAAGAGGTTGTCATTCCTGTAGAGGAAAGATTTATAGTAGAGCTTTATTCTAAATAA
- the rplR gene encoding 50S ribosomal protein L18: MTANVLKRKLALRIKRKRRIRAKISGTASKPRVSIFKSNRTLYVQAIEDVTATTIAAADGRKLGIKANKDGAVVLAKEFAKALKAKGVEEALFDRNGYLYHGVVAAFADALRENGIKL; this comes from the coding sequence ATGACAGCAAATGTATTAAAAAGAAAACTCGCTCTTAGAATAAAGAGAAAGAGAAGAATCAGAGCTAAAATTTCCGGCACTGCATCAAAACCTAGAGTTTCTATTTTTAAATCAAATAGAACGCTTTATGTTCAGGCTATCGAAGATGTTACGGCAACTACTATTGCAGCGGCTGACGGAAGAAAGCTAGGCATTAAAGCTAACAAAGATGGTGCTGTAGTTTTGGCAAAAGAATTTGCAAAAGCTCTTAAAGCAAAAGGCGTAGAAGAGGCTTTATTTGATAGAAACGGCTATTTGTATCACGGCGTTGTAGCGGCTTTTGCGGACGCTTTAAGAGAAAATGGCATTAAGCTATAA
- a CDS encoding ABC transporter permease, producing the protein MRQIFKKSILIFIIFAAWHIVCELEIFTAYILPSPATTFKTMFNMILSGELATHTLISFKRIFIGYAFAFALALLLGGLASLKPKITSYYEWILEFFRNIPPLSLIAILVLWFGINETPKVIIIVLASFFPMFLSISKGLTSCDIKLIEVGKIFGFSKFEIFYKIILKSALKDIFVGMRIGFGYAMRAIIGAEMIAASSGLGYLILDAEELSRADRIFVGIFTIGVCGVLIDRIFLKLISKFEPLKAGR; encoded by the coding sequence ATGAGGCAAATTTTTAAAAAGAGCATCTTGATTTTTATTATATTTGCAGCTTGGCATATAGTTTGCGAGCTTGAAATTTTTACCGCCTATATCCTGCCAAGTCCTGCTACAACTTTTAAAACAATGTTTAACATGATTTTAAGCGGCGAGCTTGCGACTCACACTCTCATTAGCTTTAAGCGCATTTTTATAGGTTATGCTTTTGCTTTCGCGCTTGCTTTACTTCTTGGCGGACTTGCGTCGCTCAAGCCTAAAATCACCTCTTATTACGAGTGGATTTTGGAGTTTTTTAGAAATATCCCGCCTCTTAGCCTGATTGCGATTTTGGTGCTTTGGTTTGGCATAAACGAGACTCCAAAAGTTATCATCATCGTTCTTGCTTCGTTTTTTCCGATGTTTTTAAGTATCTCCAAGGGGCTAACGAGTTGCGATATTAAGCTTATTGAAGTAGGTAAAATTTTCGGTTTTAGCAAATTTGAAATTTTTTACAAAATCATCTTAAAAAGCGCGCTTAAAGATATCTTTGTCGGTATGCGTATCGGCTTTGGATATGCGATGAGGGCTATCATAGGAGCTGAGATGATCGCGGCGTCAAGCGGACTTGGCTATCTTATCCTTGATGCAGAGGAACTTTCGCGCGCGGATAGGATATTTGTGGGTATCTTTACGATCGGAGTTTGCGGGGTGCTGATTGATCGTATATTTTTAAAGCTCATATCCAAATTTGAGCCTTTAAAGGCGGGCAGATGA
- the rplE gene encoding 50S ribosomal protein L5, with the protein MSRLKVKYNEVVKPALAKEFDIKNPMLIPTIEKIVISVGAGEGAKDQKLLQNMADTISLIAGQKAVVTDAKKSVAGFKVREGFPVGIKVTLRKEQMYAFLDKLISVALPRVKDFRGLPRDGFDGRGNFNFGLDEQLMFPEVEYDKIMRTHGMNIVIVTTTDSDKEAFKLLELFGLPFAKGK; encoded by the coding sequence ATGAGTAGATTGAAAGTTAAATATAATGAAGTTGTTAAACCGGCTTTAGCAAAAGAATTTGACATCAAAAACCCTATGCTTATACCTACAATTGAAAAAATTGTAATTAGCGTAGGTGCCGGCGAAGGTGCAAAAGATCAAAAGCTTCTTCAAAATATGGCAGATACTATCTCGCTTATAGCAGGACAAAAAGCTGTTGTAACCGATGCTAAAAAATCAGTTGCGGGCTTTAAGGTTCGCGAAGGCTTTCCTGTGGGCATCAAAGTAACTCTTAGAAAAGAGCAGATGTATGCGTTTTTAGACAAATTAATAAGCGTTGCTCTTCCGAGAGTTAAAGACTTCAGAGGCTTACCGAGAGATGGTTTTGACGGAAGAGGAAATTTTAACTTTGGTCTTGATGAGCAGCTAATGTTTCCTGAGGTTGAGTATGATAAGATTATGCGCACTCACGGTATGAATATCGTAATTGTTACGACAACAGATAGCGACAAAGAGGCATTCAAATTGCTTGAGCTTTTTGGTTTGCCGTTTGCAAAAGGAAAGTAA
- the rpmJ gene encoding 50S ribosomal protein L36, with protein sequence MKVRPSVKKMCDKCKVVKRKGIVHVICENPKHKQRQG encoded by the coding sequence ATGAAAGTTCGTCCTTCTGTAAAGAAGATGTGTGACAAATGTAAAGTTGTCAAACGTAAAGGCATAGTTCACGTAATTTGTGAAAATCCAAAACATAAACAAAGACAAGGATAA
- the secY gene encoding preprotein translocase subunit SecY, whose product MNKTLTNKILITLAFLFAYRILAYVPVPGVNVDVIKEFFDSNSSNALGLFNMFSGNAAERLSIISLGIMPYITSSIIMELLAATFPTLGKMKKDRDGMQKYMQIIRYATIVITIVQAIGVSIGLQGLSGRGGEQAIMIDMSLFIAISAASMLAGTMLLMWIGEQITQRGIGNGISLIIFAGIVSGIPAAIGGTINLVNTGEMNFLVVIGILLVILITVGVVIFVEMGERRIPVSYSRKVVMENQNKRIMNYIPIKVNLSGVIPPIFASAILMFPSTIFQASTNKYIQAINDFLNPNSYMFNFLTFLLVVFFAYFYASIVFNAKDISENLKRQGGFIPGIRPGEGTAGYLNEIASRLTFSGSIYLGLISTLPWVLVKFMGVPFYFGGTSVLIVVSVALDTMRRIEAQIYMNKYQTLSAVGL is encoded by the coding sequence ATGAATAAGACATTGACCAACAAGATACTCATCACGTTGGCATTTTTATTTGCTTACAGGATACTGGCATACGTGCCGGTTCCTGGTGTTAATGTCGACGTCATTAAAGAATTTTTTGATTCAAACAGTTCTAATGCACTAGGATTATTTAATATGTTCAGCGGTAATGCCGCAGAAAGATTAAGTATCATCTCGCTTGGAATTATGCCTTACATTACATCTTCTATTATTATGGAGCTACTCGCAGCCACATTCCCGACACTTGGAAAAATGAAAAAAGATCGCGACGGTATGCAAAAATATATGCAGATTATCCGTTATGCAACTATCGTCATTACTATCGTTCAGGCAATCGGTGTTAGTATAGGCTTGCAAGGTCTGAGCGGAAGAGGCGGTGAGCAAGCTATCATGATAGATATGAGTCTGTTTATAGCTATTTCGGCAGCTTCAATGCTGGCTGGAACGATGCTTCTTATGTGGATAGGCGAGCAAATAACTCAAAGAGGTATAGGTAACGGAATCAGTCTTATTATCTTTGCGGGTATCGTTAGCGGAATCCCTGCAGCGATCGGTGGAACTATAAATTTAGTAAATACTGGCGAAATGAATTTCTTGGTAGTTATCGGAATTTTGCTTGTTATACTCATAACCGTAGGCGTTGTTATATTTGTCGAAATGGGCGAGAGAAGAATCCCTGTCTCTTACTCAAGAAAAGTAGTTATGGAAAATCAAAATAAGCGCATAATGAACTATATACCTATTAAAGTAAATTTAAGCGGTGTTATCCCGCCTATCTTTGCTAGCGCTATATTGATGTTTCCAAGCACCATCTTTCAAGCAAGTACAAATAAATATATCCAAGCGATTAACGACTTTTTAAACCCGAACAGCTATATGTTTAACTTCTTAACTTTCTTGCTTGTCGTGTTTTTTGCATATTTTTACGCGTCAATCGTATTTAACGCAAAAGATATTAGCGAGAATTTAAAAAGACAAGGCGGATTTATACCTGGAATTAGACCGGGCGAAGGCACTGCGGGATATCTAAACGAGATCGCTTCAAGACTAACTTTTAGCGGTTCTATATATCTTGGTCTTATCTCAACCCTGCCTTGGGTTTTGGTTAAATTTATGGGCGTGCCGTTTTATTTTGGCGGAACATCTGTTTTGATCGTTGTTTCGGTTGCTCTTGATACTATGAGAAGGATCGAGGCTCAAATTTATATGAACAAATACCAAACTTTAAGTGCGGTAGGTTTATAA
- the rpsK gene encoding 30S ribosomal protein S11, which translates to MAKRKITKKKVVRKSIAKGVVYISATFNNTMVTVTDEMGNAIAWSSAGALGFKGSKKSTPYAAQQAVEDAMSKAKEHGIKEVGIKVQGPGSGRETAVKSVGTIEGIKVVFLKDITPLAHNGCRPPKRRRV; encoded by the coding sequence ATGGCAAAAAGAAAGATAACTAAAAAGAAAGTAGTAAGAAAAAGTATTGCCAAAGGTGTTGTTTATATAAGTGCGACTTTTAACAACACTATGGTTACGGTTACCGATGAGATGGGCAATGCCATAGCCTGGAGCAGTGCAGGCGCACTTGGCTTTAAAGGTAGTAAAAAATCAACTCCATATGCAGCTCAGCAAGCGGTAGAAGATGCTATGAGTAAAGCTAAAGAGCATGGAATTAAAGAGGTGGGCATAAAAGTTCAAGGTCCCGGAAGCGGTAGAGAAACAGCCGTGAAAAGCGTAGGTACAATTGAAGGTATTAAAGTTGTATTCCTTAAAGATATAACTCCGCTTGCTCACAATGGTTGCAGACCACCAAAACGCCGCCGCGTGTAA
- a CDS encoding type Z 30S ribosomal protein S14 gives MAKKSMIAKAARTPKFKVRGYTRCQICGRPHSVYKDFGICRVCLRKMANEGLIPGLKKASW, from the coding sequence ATGGCAAAAAAATCAATGATAGCAAAGGCAGCTCGCACTCCTAAATTTAAGGTTCGCGGCTATACAAGATGCCAAATTTGCGGACGCCCGCACTCTGTTTATAAAGATTTTGGAATTTGCCGAGTATGCCTAAGAAAAATGGCTAACGAAGGACTAATCCCTGGTCTTAAAAAAGCAAGCTGGTAA
- the rpsM gene encoding 30S ribosomal protein S13 has protein sequence MARIAGVDLPKKKRIEYGLTYIYGIGLHKSREILTATGISYDKRVHELTEDEAAAIRKEIQEKHVVEGDLRKSVAMDIKALMDLGSYRGLRHRKGLPVRGQKTKTNARTRKGKRKTVGSATK, from the coding sequence ATGGCTCGTATTGCAGGTGTAGATTTACCGAAAAAAAAGAGAATTGAGTATGGTCTAACTTACATTTATGGTATCGGCCTTCATAAATCAAGAGAGATTCTTACGGCTACCGGAATTTCTTATGATAAGAGAGTTCATGAGCTAACTGAAGATGAGGCTGCTGCTATTCGTAAAGAGATCCAAGAGAAACATGTGGTTGAAGGTGATCTTAGAAAGAGCGTTGCTATGGATATAAAAGCGCTTATGGATCTTGGAAGCTATAGAGGTCTTCGCCATAGAAAGGGTCTTCCGGTGCGCGGTCAAAAGACTAAAACAAACGCTAGAACCAGAAAAGGTAAGCGAAAAACTGTTGGCTCTGCAACAAAATAA
- the rplF gene encoding 50S ribosomal protein L6: MSRIGKQPIAIPSGLDVSIEGNLLKFKKGNNTKELDTKGHVDVKVENGSIVFSPKGEDRQSRAYWGTYRALANNIVTGLTDGFIRKLEINGVGYKAAAKGNVLELSLGFSHPINHEVPKGVEISVEKNVITIKGDDKQVVGQIAAQVRGYRPPEPYKGKGIKYAEERIIRKAGKTSKK, encoded by the coding sequence ATGTCACGTATAGGTAAGCAGCCGATAGCTATTCCAAGCGGATTAGATGTCAGCATAGAAGGAAATTTGCTTAAATTTAAAAAAGGCAATAATACAAAAGAACTTGACACAAAAGGTCATGTTGATGTTAAGGTAGAAAACGGCTCAATCGTATTTTCTCCTAAAGGCGAAGATAGACAAAGTAGAGCATACTGGGGCACATACAGGGCGCTAGCTAACAATATCGTTACAGGTCTTACGGACGGATTTATTCGTAAGCTTGAGATAAACGGTGTTGGATATAAGGCAGCGGCAAAAGGCAACGTGCTTGAGCTAAGTTTAGGATTTTCTCACCCGATAAATCATGAAGTACCAAAAGGTGTCGAGATAAGCGTAGAGAAAAACGTCATCACTATAAAAGGCGATGATAAGCAAGTTGTAGGACAAATAGCAGCTCAAGTTAGAGGATATCGCCCGCCTGAGCCATACAAAGGCAAGGGTATAAAATATGCTGAAGAGCGCATTATCCGCAAAGCCGGTAAAACATCTAAGAAGTAA
- the rpsH gene encoding 30S ribosomal protein S8 has protein sequence MLNDLISDGLTRIRNASMRKLETTKLLHSNVVEATLAILAAKGYIESYNVVEEDKKKFINVVLKYNERGNSVINELKRVSKPGRRVYKGKDEIKRFKNGYGTIIVSTSKGVLSNEDAHKAGVGGEILCTVW, from the coding sequence ATGTTGAATGATTTAATATCGGATGGACTAACACGCATCAGAAACGCCTCTATGAGAAAGCTTGAGACTACAAAGCTACTTCACTCAAACGTTGTTGAAGCTACTTTGGCGATCTTGGCCGCAAAAGGCTACATAGAAAGCTACAATGTAGTTGAAGAGGATAAGAAGAAATTTATAAACGTTGTTTTAAAGTATAATGAGCGTGGAAATAGCGTTATAAACGAACTTAAAAGAGTTTCAAAGCCTGGTCGCCGTGTCTATAAAGGCAAAGACGAGATCAAAAGATTTAAAAACGGTTACGGAACAATTATCGTTAGCACCAGCAAAGGCGTTTTAAGCAACGAAGACGCTCATAAAGCGGGTGTTGGCGGCGAAATTCTTTGTACCGTGTGGTAA
- the rplQ gene encoding 50S ribosomal protein L17, whose protein sequence is MRHRHGYRKLGRTSSHRSALLKNLAIAIIKSEKIETTLPKAKELRSYIEKLITRARKGDSNAHRAVFASLQDKETTNKLVTEIAPKFVGRNGGYTRIIKTCLRRGDAAEMAYIELVSE, encoded by the coding sequence ATGAGACATAGACATGGTTATAGAAAATTAGGCAGAACATCATCTCATCGCTCGGCATTGCTTAAAAATTTAGCAATCGCGATTATAAAAAGCGAAAAAATTGAGACTACTCTGCCAAAAGCAAAAGAGCTTAGAAGCTATATAGAAAAGCTTATAACAAGAGCTAGAAAAGGCGATAGTAACGCTCATAGAGCCGTTTTTGCAAGTCTTCAAGATAAAGAGACTACAAATAAGCTAGTTACCGAGATTGCTCCTAAATTCGTAGGACGCAACGGTGGTTATACAAGAATAATCAAAACTTGCTTAAGACGCGGCGATGCTGCGGAAATGGCTTATATAGAGCTAGTAAGCGAATAA